The following nucleotide sequence is from Bacteroidota bacterium.
GTCGTTGTTCAACAGGTCGACATAATCGAATGCCGTTTTCCAGTCGATGTCCCCGTCTCCGGGTGTCCGGTCCTGGTCAAAGGAAGGGTTACGGGTGGCGATGAGGTTGGCGTCTTTCACCCACATCAGTCCGGTGAAGGTATCGGTGACAGAGCCGTTGCCATTGTCGGTGAAGCGATCGGAAGGGATAGGTATGCCTAACTGAAGGTCGCCGTCATCACCCGGATAATAGCTTGTAGTTTGCCCGGTGGCAGGAAGTTGTATAACTCCTTGTTGTGCAATGGAATACTGTAATATCGAATTTGTTGTAATGATTATCAGGAATATGTATTTTTTCATAATGTCATGATTGTAATTTTCACATTTTAAAAGGCTCCGATAATAAATAGCTTTGATCTCTATTTCCGGGATCGAGGGACGGATCATATCCTTTATTCCGGGAGCAGATCACGTTACCGGCGGAGTCTTGCCAGCGTTCCTGCCAGTAGCTTGTCCCGAATTCCTTTTTTCCGTTAAAGGGATTTTTAAACTTCCTGACCGGGGAAATATCCGTAAACATGCTTTCCATTATGGCTTCCAGGCTCAGGGAATTGCTTGTTTCCTTCAACGACTCACTTGCTTCGAAAATGGATTCAGGGTTTATGATTTTCGTATACAATACAGGATCGAAAACCATTGAAAGTAGTACGGTGCTCAGGACTGGTGCGACATTCCTGAAATGTTTTTCCGGTGCTCTTACAGACCATGTGTTTCTGCTGGCCCACATTCCTCCGCCCATTTGTCCGTAATCCACGATCATACAATGGAATTTTTCCAGGAATAATGTGTCATTCTCCTTGTATTCACTTGTGATTATTGCTGAGGTTAGCTTGCATCCTTCATGACCGGGATGGGCAGATCCCGGATCAGAGGACGATTCTTTGAAGCCCGGATTAAAAATAATTTCTGTAATCCTGATATCAGACGCTGTGGGATTTGCTGCCGGAATCAGCATTTTCTTGACGTATTCAGCCGGAGACCGGAATGATGCTACGGTCATACCATTATATATACTTCCCACGGGATAGGTTCCGGTAAGCAAATCGCCGGTTGGACAGCGTTCCATGTCAAAAAATATTTCATCCGGGAAAAGACTGATATATGCTTTGCTATGAGGATCCTTTACCTGGATTCCGGGTATCTTTGATTTGACAACAGGATCCGGAAGAGTATCATCATAACTTTTATCCCCTTGAATAGTCCATCCTTCAGGGCACAGAACATGGATACTATCGCCAAAAGGGGCAATCCCGGATTTAAACCGCTGGATTTCCGGATTTGATGTCAGCTGTCGCTCGGTGCAAGCAAACAGAAAGGAGATAATTATGATAAAGTGAATTCGGGTTGATGTTATTCGCATCTCGATATTTTTATTTAAAAATACTACGGGATGCGTGAGTGTTTGAAATTTAGTGCCCTACAATAATTTTCAGCCGACCCTACAAAAACACTCAAAGCATGTAGGGTGGTTAATAGGCAGAATATCAGCTATATACGGTTGATAAAATTGTTAAGATTTTCATCCCTGCTCAGTCCCATTTTTTTTCGGATTCGTGTACGGGCCACTTCAATGCTTTTGAGGGATTGGCCGGTGAGATTAGAGATCTCCCTGGTATTCATGTCGAGGCGAAGGAAAGTGCAGATTCTGCGTTCCGAGGGACTAAGGTCAGGGAATTCATCGTTTAGCTTTTTCAGGAAGTCGGGATTGGCTTTATTAAAGTATTGCTCGAATTCATTCCATTGCTCGGGGCTGTTTTCAATGCGTATCCTGTTGATGATGTTTTTCAGCCAGGCTTCACCGGCCTGACCTTCATGTGATTCGAGGGCATTTGAAGTCTGGTTTAGCAGTTCATTCTTTTGTTGGATGATAAGGGTCTTTGCCGCCAGCTCTCTTTCTTTGTCTTCGGCATCCTGTTTCAGGCGGCTGTTTTCATCTTTTACTTTTAGAAGGAGGGATCCCGAGCGTAATCGAAAATATGCCAGGGAGGTTATAATCAGTATGATAAGCAGTGCACCCGATGCAAATAACAGCCATATCACCTGGATGGATTTTTTTCCTGAGACCTGCGAAAGGCTGGTATTATCATTTTCCAAAGATTGTATTTCATTTTTCAGGAAATCGTTCATTTCCCTGATCTCCAGTTCTTCGAGTTGCCTAATCTGTTCGAGTGCGATCACGCTGTCTTTGAGGGTCGTATATTCTCTGAAGTAGTCGAGGGCTTTTGAATAGTTTTTCAGTGCATTAAAGATTCGGTAATGGTTATACAACGCGTTCATTTCTTCGTGGATAATGCCGGTCCTTTTAGCTGTTTTCATTGCTTTCATGGCGTGATCCAATGCGAGGATGTATTTTCCCTGACTGGTGAAACATCCTGCCAGGAGATTATTCAGAGCCACTTCACTGTTGATATCTTGTATTTCCGATGCCATTTTTAAAGCTTTCTGAAAATATGCCGTGGCCTGCAAGGTATCCTGTTTGATCATGAAGAATCTGCCCAGGTTGGTGTAACAGTCGGACAGCTGGAGCCGGTCGTTGATTTTTTCAGCCTGTACAAGAGCCAGGTTAAAATGATGCAGAGCTTCGTCGTGCCTGTTCAGAGCTACAAGGGCATTAGCCATGTTGTTGTTTCTCATGATGCTGCGGAAAGGGTCGCCGGTAATTTCAACAATCCGGAGTGATTCTGTGTATTTGGCAAGAGCCACAGAATACTGTCCTGTTTCATAGTACACGTCACCAACATTGTTTAGGCAGTCGGAAATCCTCATTTCTGCACCCAATTCGCGATAGATCCGAAGGGCGTTATCGAAATATTCCGCGGCTTTGGCATATCTTCCTTGCTTTTTCATCACATTGCCCATGTTGTTGTAGCAGTCGGCAACACCTTGCCGGTCGTTCAGAGTTTCTGCTATTTCAAGCGAGTGCCGGTATGATTCAAGTGCTTCACTAAATTGTCCGTTGGTTTTGTAAACGATGCCCTGGCTCAGGTAGCACCAGAATGCCCCGGCAAGTGAATCCATGGAAAGGTAAATATTCAGGGCGCTATCATAATAATTTAATGAATTTTCGAATTCGCTTTTTTCCAGGAAGACCTCGCCGATATTAAACAGGGTTTCAGCGATCTGGAAGGTGTCTTTCAATGTTTCCGCCATCTGAAGCGCTTTGTAATAATGCTCCATAGACAGACCATAACGGCAGTCGAAATAATAGATATGCCCGATTTGTGTTTCCGCCCTGATGATCTTTATTCCGGTTTCATGGGATAAATCCTTATCATTTTGGTGATGGATGTTATCCAGGATGTCATAGGCAATATCCAGTGCCTGGCGGTAAAAAGCAAGAGCGGAGTCGGGTAGTATCCTGCGGTACTGGTCGCCCTTGGCGATCAGGGCTGAAACGGAATCGTCATTCCGTGAGTAGCATTTAACCTGCAATCCAATGAAGGAGTATAATATCAGGAAAATAAATATGGTGTGTGTTACCCTTGGTTGCATTATAAAATCTTAATCCAAATACTAAAGTATAGAAAATATTTGTTAGAGTGTTGCTAAATGAATAACTTTTCATGCTGTTAACCCGAAACCCTCATGAACAGAAAGCGTAAATCCAAGGCAAGATCAGGAAGAAGCAGATTTAAGATAATGATATTCAAGGTAGTTGCACTCATAAGCGGATTGATCGTGCTTTGCATTGCCTTGCTTTTCCTGTTGGTATATGCAGGTGTTTTCGGGCCTTTGCCGGGCAGGGAGGCGATATCTGACATTAGTAATGAGGAGGCTTCTCTGGTTTTTTCTTCTGATGGCACTATCATAGGGAAGTATTTTGCGGAGAACCGCACTAATATCAGCAGGGAGGAGATCCCTGAGCATTTGGTTCAGGCTCTGGTGGCTACAGAAGATAAGCGTTTTTTTACCCACAAGGGGTACGATACACGGAGTTATATGCGCGTGCTGGTAAGAAGTATCTTCCTGGGTGATCGGAGTGGGGGAGGAGGCAGCACGCTGACGCAACAGCTGGTGAAAAACCTTTACGGACGTGAAAACAGCGGTTGGCTGAGCATGCCTGTAAACAAAATCAGGGAGGTCATCCTGGCCACACGATTTGAGGATGTTTTCTCCAAGGAGGAACTTTTACTCTTGTATCTGAACTCGGTGCCGTTCGGAGAAGATGTTTACGGGATAGAATCAGCTGCACAGCGTTTTTTCGGTAAGCCGGCTAATATGCTGAAGGTTGAGGAATCTGCTGTTTTAGTCGGCATGCTGAAGGCCAACACGTATTTTAGTCCCGTCCTGAATCCTGAAAACTCAGAGATACGACGCAACACCGTGCTTAATCTGATGGAGGATGCCGGTTATCTTGATCCTGAAACTTCCGACAGCCTCAGAGAACTGCCTCTTGTAATAAGTTATTCCAACCTTAGCATCAATCCACCGGCGGGTTATTTTATTTATCAGGTCAGGAAACAGGCTTCCGGCCTGCTGGAAGAGATAAATCAGCGAAGCGGCAGGAACTATATTCTGGAGACCGACGGTTTGAAGATCTATACGACCATGAACCTGAAACTCCAGAAAATGGCAATGGAATCAGCCCGGAAGCACATGAAGGAAATGCAGAATAAGCTTGACAAAGAACTTGAAGCCGGGGGGATCCGGAAGCTATGGTACCGGACTATGGAAAGGGAAAGTCCTCATCCCGACAAGGACATTGCTAAAAGGAATGTGAGCCTGTTTTCCTGGGATGGGATAAAGACCATGAACATCAGCCATTTTGATAGTATCTGGTATTACCGTAAGATGCTGAATGCGGCTGTTTTTGCGATAAGACCGGGTACCGGAGAAATTCTTTCCTGGGTAGGAGGGAATCATTTCCGTATTTTGCCTTTTGATATGGTGTTGTCGCACAGGCAGATAGCGTCGGCATTCAAGCCTGTTCTTTATGCGGCTGCACTGGAATCGGGTGCAACGCCTTGCACTTACCTTGAAAATGAAGAGAAATCCTATCCTGAATATGATGATTGGAGGCCGGAGAACTTTGACCATCGTTTTACGACTGACAGTACAGTTGCTTTGTGGTATGCATTGGCTCATTCGATGAACCTCCCGGCCGTTGATCTGTATTTTAAGACTCCCTCCGACAGTCTGGCAGCGATGGGTTCCCGCCTGAAGCTGCCTGATTTTCCTGAAGATGCCCCTTCGGTGGCCCTGGGCACCCTGGATGTCTCTTTATATGAAATCGTGAGGGCATTTGGTGCTTTCGCAAATGATGGTATGATGACGGAACCCTATATGATCACCAGGATTAGTGACGCCAACGACAGTATCCTGTATGAAAGTGATAAGAGTGAAACAGCACGTGTAATCACAGAATATAGCGCGCAGGTGATCACAGCGATCCTGCAAAGAGCGATTAACCAGGGCACTGGAACGGCATTGAGGAACCGATACGGGATCCATTGCGCTTTGGCCGGAAAAACCGGTACAGCCCACAATTATTCAAATGCATGGTTTATTTCATATACACCTGAACTGGTGACCGGTGTATGGGTTGGGGCATCGACACCCGACATACATTTCAGCAGTGCCAACGGTTCCGGATCGGCACTTGCATTACCGGTGGCTGCAGGACTGTTAAAAGGAACCGAAAAAGATCCTGCCTTGAAGAAGGAATTCCTGAAACCATTTCAGATCCCTGAATACATTTATGAAAGCATGGATTGCGACCCATACCGGCAAAAGGGAGCTGATGGTTTCTTCCGGAGGCTATTTGGGGGTAAGGATAAGCAGGAAGAAATACAGGAAAAGCCTGCAAAAACAGATCCTGCTCCGAAATCCGATACGATCGAAAAAGAAACCGGGGTAAAGAAATTCTTCAAAAGGCTTTTTAAGAAGAAAAAATAGTTCTCCTTCCAGTCCGAAAATATAACGTTTGATAATAATTCAGGACTTTAGCCTTGTTGGCAGCAGAAATCAGGATGTAGACTTTATTCAACCAGACTGATGATCACCACATAATTCTTCCCGTATTTTTTTGCACATTTCGGGCAGGTGGTGTACCACATGTACCATTTTTTGATTTCCATTCCTTTCGACGTTACGATGGACTTGTAATCTTCGGTCCATTTTTTGGTATCCCGGAACGGACCTTCATACACTTTGCTGTAAAACTTTCCGCTTAACGTCAGATTATTCGCACCGGGGATGTCCTTATCGACAGCAAGGTACACATCCATGCTCCATTTGGATGTATGATCGGAAAGGCAAAGCCAGCCGGGAATCTCTGCACCGGCGTCTCTAACGGATTTATCGAGTTTCTTCATGATTTTTCCGAAGTTCAGTGGCATGTAGAAAAAAGTACATACACTGGCCTTGATGAACTTCTTATCCTGCCATTCGAGTGTTTTATCGTCCCAGGGCATGGGGTCGAATTCCGGACAGCAGATGGATTCAGGTTTTGATGGGGTTGTCATGGGATGCTTTTGAATTTGTTAAATATTTGTTAAAGATACGAATGGGAGCTTAAAAATGTTGCTATTAAGTGTTAATTAAATGTTATACTTAAATCTGTTAATATGAGAACTATATACATTCACTTTTCGGCATATATTGATAAGGCTAAATACATACTTTTGGCATTATTGCCTTTAATACTACTATTTCTAAGTTCTTGTAAAAAAGATGACAATAGCCAGACGCTTTGTGATCCAACCCCACAGTTTAACATCGATTTGTTTATTCAGAATGTTAATGAAGCATTGAATGATCCTGCCAATCCGGTGGCAGGTTATCAATTCACTGTAAATCAAAATGGGAATCTATACCACGCGGAAGCAGGGGGAAAGTCTGTTTATGCTTCCGACCCGGGAGGTCCTGTTGAAATGACTGAATTTGTCAGGATGAATGTGGCAAGTGTAAGTAAGTTTATTGGCACAATTGCCTTGATGCAGGTATTGGAAAAGCATGGCATTGAAGAGACCGAGCTGATCCGCGAATATCTTCCACAACGTTGGAAGGATGGGATGCATACTGAT
It contains:
- a CDS encoding tetratricopeptide repeat protein; its protein translation is MQPRVTHTIFIFLILYSFIGLQVKCYSRNDDSVSALIAKGDQYRRILPDSALAFYRQALDIAYDILDNIHHQNDKDLSHETGIKIIRAETQIGHIYYFDCRYGLSMEHYYKALQMAETLKDTFQIAETLFNIGEVFLEKSEFENSLNYYDSALNIYLSMDSLAGAFWCYLSQGIVYKTNGQFSEALESYRHSLEIAETLNDRQGVADCYNNMGNVMKKQGRYAKAAEYFDNALRIYRELGAEMRISDCLNNVGDVYYETGQYSVALAKYTESLRIVEITGDPFRSIMRNNNMANALVALNRHDEALHHFNLALVQAEKINDRLQLSDCYTNLGRFFMIKQDTLQATAYFQKALKMASEIQDINSEVALNNLLAGCFTSQGKYILALDHAMKAMKTAKRTGIIHEEMNALYNHYRIFNALKNYSKALDYFREYTTLKDSVIALEQIRQLEELEIREMNDFLKNEIQSLENDNTSLSQVSGKKSIQVIWLLFASGALLIILIITSLAYFRLRSGSLLLKVKDENSRLKQDAEDKERELAAKTLIIQQKNELLNQTSNALESHEGQAGEAWLKNIINRIRIENSPEQWNEFEQYFNKANPDFLKKLNDEFPDLSPSERRICTFLRLDMNTREISNLTGQSLKSIEVARTRIRKKMGLSRDENLNNFINRI
- a CDS encoding transglycosylase domain-containing protein — its product is MNRKRKSKARSGRSRFKIMIFKVVALISGLIVLCIALLFLLVYAGVFGPLPGREAISDISNEEASLVFSSDGTIIGKYFAENRTNISREEIPEHLVQALVATEDKRFFTHKGYDTRSYMRVLVRSIFLGDRSGGGGSTLTQQLVKNLYGRENSGWLSMPVNKIREVILATRFEDVFSKEELLLLYLNSVPFGEDVYGIESAAQRFFGKPANMLKVEESAVLVGMLKANTYFSPVLNPENSEIRRNTVLNLMEDAGYLDPETSDSLRELPLVISYSNLSINPPAGYFIYQVRKQASGLLEEINQRSGRNYILETDGLKIYTTMNLKLQKMAMESARKHMKEMQNKLDKELEAGGIRKLWYRTMERESPHPDKDIAKRNVSLFSWDGIKTMNISHFDSIWYYRKMLNAAVFAIRPGTGEILSWVGGNHFRILPFDMVLSHRQIASAFKPVLYAAALESGATPCTYLENEEKSYPEYDDWRPENFDHRFTTDSTVALWYALAHSMNLPAVDLYFKTPSDSLAAMGSRLKLPDFPEDAPSVALGTLDVSLYEIVRAFGAFANDGMMTEPYMITRISDANDSILYESDKSETARVITEYSAQVITAILQRAINQGTGTALRNRYGIHCALAGKTGTAHNYSNAWFISYTPELVTGVWVGASTPDIHFSSANGSGSALALPVAAGLLKGTEKDPALKKEFLKPFQIPEYIYESMDCDPYRQKGADGFFRRLFGGKDKQEEIQEKPAKTDPAPKSDTIEKETGVKKFFKRLFKKKK